A single genomic interval of Cygnus olor isolate bCygOlo1 chromosome 17, bCygOlo1.pri.v2, whole genome shotgun sequence harbors:
- the HIP1R gene encoding huntingtin-interacting protein 1-related protein isoform X2: MNSIKSVPARVLSRRAGHSLEAEREQFDKNQAISISKAINTQEAPVKEKHVRRIILGTHHEKGAFTFWSYAIGLPLPSSSILSWKFCHVLHKVLRDGHPNVLQDCQRYRSNIREVGDLWGHLHDRYGQLVSIYTRLLLTKISFHAKHHEFPPGLEVSDEVLEKTAGTDVNNIFQLTVELFDYLDCELKLSESVFRQLNTSMALSQMSAVQCRLAPLIQVIQDCSHLYHYAVKLMFKLHSCLPADTLQGHRDRFHEQFRSLKSFFKKASDMLYFKRLIQIPRLPENPPNFLRASALAEHVKPVVVIPEEAPEDEEPENLIEISTASTTEPQITSDIFQQTFGPPNGIRDDRDAQIESLKKEVDTLRAEMEKIKLEAQRYITQLKAQVNSLEGEVEEQRKQKQKALVDNEQLRDELERLQQVKQDSDRSLRLCAEAESRCRAAASPSSTRRLREAPAVGADVFSPPPEKANATEIRYTKLKEKHSELINTHAELLRKNADTAKQLTVTQQSQEEVARVKEQLEFQVEQVKREAEMKLEDQSVQMEQLRRELDARRDELDQAQCSLSHAKQAGTELSAQVETLQAEKEQLRRSVSEKERELLSTRSLVQEKELQLSQEADKASREICELQGKLLEKSNQEQSLQQKLLDEQFGILQEAVREAEGILRDAVAKLDDPLHVRCTSSPDYLLSRAEAALESTDALESGHAQYVASMADAAALVGALALFTHLTADTIVNGSATSHLAPTDHADRLTETCRDCGQRSLDYLGELKDKQTLGRAELGDVRRALRGVLGLAQELRPKSLDIKQEELGDMVEKEMASTSAAIEDAVRRIEEMMSRARNESSGIKLEVNERILNSCTDLMKAIRLLVMTSTNLQKEIVESGRGAATTQEFYAKNSRWTEGLISASKAVGWGATQLVESADRVVLHTGKYEELIVCSHEIAASTAQLVAASKVKAEKSSRNLGKLQECSRNVNEMAANVVASTRTGQEQIEEKDTMDFSGMSLIKLKKEEMETQVKVLELEKCLEGERVRLGELRKQHYALAGAYDAAEDGETRPAPAPRRGILKKPALAQKPGHVLGPDREG; encoded by the exons ATGAACAGCATCAAGAGCGTCCCGGCGCGGGTGCTGAGCCGCCGAGCGGGGCACAGCCTGGAGGCGGAGCGGGAGCAGTTCGACAAGAACCAG GCCATCAGCATCAGCAAGGCCATAAATACGCAAGAGGCACCGGTGAAGGAGAAACATGTGCGCC GGATCATCCTGGGGACGCACCATGAGAAGGGGGCCTTCACCTTCTGGTCCTATGCCATcgggctgcccctgcccagcagctccatcCTCAGCTGGAAGTTCTGCCACGTCCTGCACAAAGTCCTGCGCGATGGCCACCCCAAC GTCCTCCAGGACTGCCAGCGGTACCGCAGCAACATCCGCGAGGTGGGAGACCTGTGG GGCCATTTGCACGACCGCTACGGGCAGCTGGTGAGCATCTACACGCGGCTCCTCCTCACCAAGATCTCCTTCCACGCCAAG cACCACGAGTTCCCCCCGGGCCTCGAAGTGTCGGATGAGGTGCTGGAAAAGACGGCGGGGACGGATGTGAATAACAT cttcCAGCTGACGGTGGAGCTGTTTGACTACCTGGACTGCGAGCTGAAGCTGTCAGAGTCAG TTTTCCGGCAGCTCAACACCTCCATGGCGCTCTCGCAGATGTCGGCGGTGCAGTGCCGCCTGGCCCCCCTCATCCAGGTGATCCAGGACTGCAGCCACCTCTACCACTACGCCGTCAAGCTCATGTTCAAGCTGCACTCCT GTCTGCCAGCTGACACGCTGCAGGGCCACCGCGACCGCTTCCACGAGCAGTTTCGCAG CCTCAAAAGCTTCTTTAAGAAAGCCTCCGACATGCTGTATTTCAAGCGGCTCATCCAGATCCCCCGGCTGCCAGAG AACCCCCCAAATTTCTTGCGGGCGTCCGCACTGGCAGAGCACGTGAAGCCGGTGGTCGTCATCCCCGAGGAAGCCCCCGAGGACGAGGAGCCGGAGAACCTCATCGAGATCAGCACAGCTTCCACCACAGAGCCCCAG ATCACCTCGGATATATTTCAGCAAACCTTCGGGCCACCCAACGGCATTCGGGATGACAGGGACGCGCAGATCGAGAGCCTGAAGAAGGAGGTGGACACGCTCCGCGCGGAGATGGAGAAGATTAAGCTGGAG GCGCAGCGGTACATCACGCAGCTCAAGGCGCAGGTAAACAGCCTGGAGGGCGAGGTGGAGGAGCAGCgcaagcagaagcagaaggcGCTGGTGGACAACGAGCAGCTCCGGGATgagctggagaggctgcagcaggtgaAGCAGGACAGCGACCGGTCCCTGCGGCTCTGCGCCGAGGCAGAAAGTAGGTGCAGGGCAGCTGCTTCGCCCAGCAGCACCCGTCGGCTGCGGGAAGCCCCTGCGGTGGGCGCTGATGTGTTCTCACCCCCTCCAGAGAAAGCCAACGCCACCGAGATTCGCTACACGAAGCTGAAGGAGAAGCACAGCGAGCTCATCAACACCCACGCCGAGCTCCTGAGGAAG AACGCTGACACGGCCAAGCAGCTGACGGTGacgcagcagagccaggaggaggTGGCGCGAGTCAAGGAGCAGCTGGAGTTTCAGGTTGAGCAGGTCAAGCGGGAAGCAGAGATGAAG CTGGAGGACCAGAGCGTGCAGATGGAGCAGCTGCGGCGGGAGCTGGACGCCCGGCGGGACGAGCTGGACCAGGCGCAGTGCTCGCTCAGCCACGCCAAGCAG GCAGGCACGGAGCTCAGCGCCCAGGTGGAGACCCTGCAGGctgagaaggagcagctgaggcgCTCAGTGAGCGAGAAGGAGCGCGAGCTGCTCTCCACTCGCAGCCTTGTCcaggagaaggagctgcagctgagccagGAGGCCGACAAGGCCAGCAGGGAGATCTGCGAGCTGCAGGGCAAGCTCCTGGAGAAG AGCAACCaggagcagagcctgcagcagaagctgctggacGAGCAGTTCGGCATCCTGCAGGAGGCAGTGCGGGAGGCCGAGGGCATCCTCCGCGACGCGGTGGCCAAGCTGGACGACCCGCTGCATGTCCGCTGCACCAGCTCCCCAG ATTACCTGCTCAGCCGTGCAGAGGCGGCGCTGGAGTCCACGGATGCTCTGGAGAGCGGGCACGCGCAGTACGTGGCCTCCATGGCAG ATGCTGCAGCACTGGTGGGGGCTCTGGCTCTCTTCACACACCTAACAGCTGACACCATCGTGAACGGCAGCGCCACGTCCCACCTGGCTCCCACCGACCACGCTGACC GGCTGACGGAGACGTGCCGGGACTGCGGGCAGCGGAGCCTGGACTACCTGGGCGAGCTGAAGGACAAGCAGACGCTGGGGCGCGCTGAGCTGGGGGACGTGCGGCGGGCGCTGCGAGGTGTCCTGGGGCTGGCCCAG GAGCTGAGACCGAAAAGCTTGGACATCAAGCAGGAAGAGCTAGGGGACATGGTTGAGAAGGAGATGGCCTCCACCTCTGCGGCAATTGAAGACGCTGTCAGGCGGATAGAG GAGATGATGAGCCGGGCCAGGAACGAAAGCTCTGGCATCAAACTCGAAGTGAACGAGCG GATTCTGAACTCCTGCACGGACCTCATGAAG GCCATTAGACTTCTTGTAATGACATCCACGAACTTACAGAAGGAAATAGTAGAGAGTGGCCGG GGGGCAGCAACAACTCAGGAGTTTTACGCCAAGAACTCACGCTGGACTGAAGGGCTGATCTCTGCCTCCAAGGCGGTGGGCTGGGGAGCCACGCAGCTCGT AGAATCAGCAGACAGAGTTGTCCTGCACACAGGCAAATACGAAGAACTGATCGTCTGCTCCCATGAAATCGCTGCCAGCACGGCTCAGCTGGTAGCTGCATCCAAG GTGAAAGCcgagaagagcagcagaaacttGGGCAAGCTCCAGGAGTGCTCACGCAACGTCAACGAGATGGCTGCCAACGTGGTGGCTTCCACCaggacagggcaggagcagaTCGAGGAGAAAG ACACCATGGACTTTTCAGGCATGTCCCTCATCaagctgaagaaggaagaaatggagaCACAG GTgaaggtgctggagctggagaagtGTCTGGAGGGCGAGCGGGTGCGCCTAGGTGAGCTGAGGAAGCAGCACTACGCCTTGGCTGGCGCCTACGACGCGGCGGAGGACGGGGAGACCAGGCCGGCGCCGGCCCCCAGGCGAGGCATCCTCAAGAAGCCGGCCCTGGCCCAGAAACCCGGCCACGTCCTGGGGCCGGACAGGGAG GGCTGA
- the HIP1R gene encoding huntingtin-interacting protein 1-related protein isoform X4, with the protein MALSQMSAVQCRLAPLIQVIQDCSHLYHYAVKLMFKLHSCLPADTLQGHRDRFHEQFRSLKSFFKKASDMLYFKRLIQIPRLPENPPNFLRASALAEHVKPVVVIPEEAPEDEEPENLIEISTASTTEPQITSDIFQQTFGPPNGIRDDRDAQIESLKKEVDTLRAEMEKIKLEAQRYITQLKAQVNSLEGEVEEQRKQKQKALVDNEQLRDELERLQQVKQDSDRSLRLCAEAEKKANATEIRYTKLKEKHSELINTHAELLRKNADTAKQLTVTQQSQEEVARVKEQLEFQVEQVKREAEMKLEDQSVQMEQLRRELDARRDELDQAQCSLSHAKQAGTELSAQVETLQAEKEQLRRSVSEKERELLSTRSLVQEKELQLSQEADKASREICELQGKLLEKSNQEQSLQQKLLDEQFGILQEAVREAEGILRDAVAKLDDPLHVRCTSSPDYLLSRAEAALESTDALESGHAQYVASMADAAALVGALALFTHLTADTIVNGSATSHLAPTDHADRLTETCRDCGQRSLDYLGELKDKQTLGRAELGDVRRALRGVLGLAQELRPKSLDIKQEELGDMVEKEMASTSAAIEDAVRRIEEMMSRARNESSGIKLEVNERILNSCTDLMKAIRLLVMTSTNLQKEIVESGRGAATTQEFYAKNSRWTEGLISASKAVGWGATQLVESADRVVLHTGKYEELIVCSHEIAASTAQLVAASKVKAEKSSRNLGKLQECSRNVNEMAANVVASTRTGQEQIEEKDTMDFSGMSLIKLKKEEMETQVKVLELEKCLEGERVRLGELRKQHYALAGAYDAAEDGETRPAPAPRRGILKKPALAQKPGHVLGPDREPEQDTSLHRAHAVNF; encoded by the exons ATGGCGCTCTCGCAGATGTCGGCGGTGCAGTGCCGCCTGGCCCCCCTCATCCAGGTGATCCAGGACTGCAGCCACCTCTACCACTACGCCGTCAAGCTCATGTTCAAGCTGCACTCCT GTCTGCCAGCTGACACGCTGCAGGGCCACCGCGACCGCTTCCACGAGCAGTTTCGCAG CCTCAAAAGCTTCTTTAAGAAAGCCTCCGACATGCTGTATTTCAAGCGGCTCATCCAGATCCCCCGGCTGCCAGAG AACCCCCCAAATTTCTTGCGGGCGTCCGCACTGGCAGAGCACGTGAAGCCGGTGGTCGTCATCCCCGAGGAAGCCCCCGAGGACGAGGAGCCGGAGAACCTCATCGAGATCAGCACAGCTTCCACCACAGAGCCCCAG ATCACCTCGGATATATTTCAGCAAACCTTCGGGCCACCCAACGGCATTCGGGATGACAGGGACGCGCAGATCGAGAGCCTGAAGAAGGAGGTGGACACGCTCCGCGCGGAGATGGAGAAGATTAAGCTGGAG GCGCAGCGGTACATCACGCAGCTCAAGGCGCAGGTAAACAGCCTGGAGGGCGAGGTGGAGGAGCAGCgcaagcagaagcagaaggcGCTGGTGGACAACGAGCAGCTCCGGGATgagctggagaggctgcagcaggtgaAGCAGGACAGCGACCGGTCCCTGCGGCTCTGCGCCGAGGCAGAAA AGAAAGCCAACGCCACCGAGATTCGCTACACGAAGCTGAAGGAGAAGCACAGCGAGCTCATCAACACCCACGCCGAGCTCCTGAGGAAG AACGCTGACACGGCCAAGCAGCTGACGGTGacgcagcagagccaggaggaggTGGCGCGAGTCAAGGAGCAGCTGGAGTTTCAGGTTGAGCAGGTCAAGCGGGAAGCAGAGATGAAG CTGGAGGACCAGAGCGTGCAGATGGAGCAGCTGCGGCGGGAGCTGGACGCCCGGCGGGACGAGCTGGACCAGGCGCAGTGCTCGCTCAGCCACGCCAAGCAG GCAGGCACGGAGCTCAGCGCCCAGGTGGAGACCCTGCAGGctgagaaggagcagctgaggcgCTCAGTGAGCGAGAAGGAGCGCGAGCTGCTCTCCACTCGCAGCCTTGTCcaggagaaggagctgcagctgagccagGAGGCCGACAAGGCCAGCAGGGAGATCTGCGAGCTGCAGGGCAAGCTCCTGGAGAAG AGCAACCaggagcagagcctgcagcagaagctgctggacGAGCAGTTCGGCATCCTGCAGGAGGCAGTGCGGGAGGCCGAGGGCATCCTCCGCGACGCGGTGGCCAAGCTGGACGACCCGCTGCATGTCCGCTGCACCAGCTCCCCAG ATTACCTGCTCAGCCGTGCAGAGGCGGCGCTGGAGTCCACGGATGCTCTGGAGAGCGGGCACGCGCAGTACGTGGCCTCCATGGCAG ATGCTGCAGCACTGGTGGGGGCTCTGGCTCTCTTCACACACCTAACAGCTGACACCATCGTGAACGGCAGCGCCACGTCCCACCTGGCTCCCACCGACCACGCTGACC GGCTGACGGAGACGTGCCGGGACTGCGGGCAGCGGAGCCTGGACTACCTGGGCGAGCTGAAGGACAAGCAGACGCTGGGGCGCGCTGAGCTGGGGGACGTGCGGCGGGCGCTGCGAGGTGTCCTGGGGCTGGCCCAG GAGCTGAGACCGAAAAGCTTGGACATCAAGCAGGAAGAGCTAGGGGACATGGTTGAGAAGGAGATGGCCTCCACCTCTGCGGCAATTGAAGACGCTGTCAGGCGGATAGAG GAGATGATGAGCCGGGCCAGGAACGAAAGCTCTGGCATCAAACTCGAAGTGAACGAGCG GATTCTGAACTCCTGCACGGACCTCATGAAG GCCATTAGACTTCTTGTAATGACATCCACGAACTTACAGAAGGAAATAGTAGAGAGTGGCCGG GGGGCAGCAACAACTCAGGAGTTTTACGCCAAGAACTCACGCTGGACTGAAGGGCTGATCTCTGCCTCCAAGGCGGTGGGCTGGGGAGCCACGCAGCTCGT AGAATCAGCAGACAGAGTTGTCCTGCACACAGGCAAATACGAAGAACTGATCGTCTGCTCCCATGAAATCGCTGCCAGCACGGCTCAGCTGGTAGCTGCATCCAAG GTGAAAGCcgagaagagcagcagaaacttGGGCAAGCTCCAGGAGTGCTCACGCAACGTCAACGAGATGGCTGCCAACGTGGTGGCTTCCACCaggacagggcaggagcagaTCGAGGAGAAAG ACACCATGGACTTTTCAGGCATGTCCCTCATCaagctgaagaaggaagaaatggagaCACAG GTgaaggtgctggagctggagaagtGTCTGGAGGGCGAGCGGGTGCGCCTAGGTGAGCTGAGGAAGCAGCACTACGCCTTGGCTGGCGCCTACGACGCGGCGGAGGACGGGGAGACCAGGCCGGCGCCGGCCCCCAGGCGAGGCATCCTCAAGAAGCCGGCCCTGGCCCAGAAACCCGGCCACGTCCTGGGGCCGGACAGGGAG CCCGAGCAAGACACCAGCCTGCACCGGGCGCACGCTGTCAACTTCTAG
- the HIP1R gene encoding huntingtin-interacting protein 1-related protein isoform X1, translated as MNSIKSVPARVLSRRAGHSLEAEREQFDKNQAISISKAINTQEAPVKEKHVRRIILGTHHEKGAFTFWSYAIGLPLPSSSILSWKFCHVLHKVLRDGHPNVLQDCQRYRSNIREVGDLWGHLHDRYGQLVSIYTRLLLTKISFHAKHHEFPPGLEVSDEVLEKTAGTDVNNIFQLTVELFDYLDCELKLSESVFRQLNTSMALSQMSAVQCRLAPLIQVIQDCSHLYHYAVKLMFKLHSCLPADTLQGHRDRFHEQFRSLKSFFKKASDMLYFKRLIQIPRLPENPPNFLRASALAEHVKPVVVIPEEAPEDEEPENLIEISTASTTEPQITSDIFQQTFGPPNGIRDDRDAQIESLKKEVDTLRAEMEKIKLEAQRYITQLKAQVNSLEGEVEEQRKQKQKALVDNEQLRDELERLQQVKQDSDRSLRLCAEAESRCRAAASPSSTRRLREAPAVGADVFSPPPEKANATEIRYTKLKEKHSELINTHAELLRKNADTAKQLTVTQQSQEEVARVKEQLEFQVEQVKREAEMKLEDQSVQMEQLRRELDARRDELDQAQCSLSHAKQAGTELSAQVETLQAEKEQLRRSVSEKERELLSTRSLVQEKELQLSQEADKASREICELQGKLLEKSNQEQSLQQKLLDEQFGILQEAVREAEGILRDAVAKLDDPLHVRCTSSPDYLLSRAEAALESTDALESGHAQYVASMADAAALVGALALFTHLTADTIVNGSATSHLAPTDHADRLTETCRDCGQRSLDYLGELKDKQTLGRAELGDVRRALRGVLGLAQELRPKSLDIKQEELGDMVEKEMASTSAAIEDAVRRIEEMMSRARNESSGIKLEVNERILNSCTDLMKAIRLLVMTSTNLQKEIVESGRGAATTQEFYAKNSRWTEGLISASKAVGWGATQLVESADRVVLHTGKYEELIVCSHEIAASTAQLVAASKVKAEKSSRNLGKLQECSRNVNEMAANVVASTRTGQEQIEEKDTMDFSGMSLIKLKKEEMETQVKVLELEKCLEGERVRLGELRKQHYALAGAYDAAEDGETRPAPAPRRGILKKPALAQKPGHVLGPDREPEQDTSLHRAHAVNF; from the exons ATGAACAGCATCAAGAGCGTCCCGGCGCGGGTGCTGAGCCGCCGAGCGGGGCACAGCCTGGAGGCGGAGCGGGAGCAGTTCGACAAGAACCAG GCCATCAGCATCAGCAAGGCCATAAATACGCAAGAGGCACCGGTGAAGGAGAAACATGTGCGCC GGATCATCCTGGGGACGCACCATGAGAAGGGGGCCTTCACCTTCTGGTCCTATGCCATcgggctgcccctgcccagcagctccatcCTCAGCTGGAAGTTCTGCCACGTCCTGCACAAAGTCCTGCGCGATGGCCACCCCAAC GTCCTCCAGGACTGCCAGCGGTACCGCAGCAACATCCGCGAGGTGGGAGACCTGTGG GGCCATTTGCACGACCGCTACGGGCAGCTGGTGAGCATCTACACGCGGCTCCTCCTCACCAAGATCTCCTTCCACGCCAAG cACCACGAGTTCCCCCCGGGCCTCGAAGTGTCGGATGAGGTGCTGGAAAAGACGGCGGGGACGGATGTGAATAACAT cttcCAGCTGACGGTGGAGCTGTTTGACTACCTGGACTGCGAGCTGAAGCTGTCAGAGTCAG TTTTCCGGCAGCTCAACACCTCCATGGCGCTCTCGCAGATGTCGGCGGTGCAGTGCCGCCTGGCCCCCCTCATCCAGGTGATCCAGGACTGCAGCCACCTCTACCACTACGCCGTCAAGCTCATGTTCAAGCTGCACTCCT GTCTGCCAGCTGACACGCTGCAGGGCCACCGCGACCGCTTCCACGAGCAGTTTCGCAG CCTCAAAAGCTTCTTTAAGAAAGCCTCCGACATGCTGTATTTCAAGCGGCTCATCCAGATCCCCCGGCTGCCAGAG AACCCCCCAAATTTCTTGCGGGCGTCCGCACTGGCAGAGCACGTGAAGCCGGTGGTCGTCATCCCCGAGGAAGCCCCCGAGGACGAGGAGCCGGAGAACCTCATCGAGATCAGCACAGCTTCCACCACAGAGCCCCAG ATCACCTCGGATATATTTCAGCAAACCTTCGGGCCACCCAACGGCATTCGGGATGACAGGGACGCGCAGATCGAGAGCCTGAAGAAGGAGGTGGACACGCTCCGCGCGGAGATGGAGAAGATTAAGCTGGAG GCGCAGCGGTACATCACGCAGCTCAAGGCGCAGGTAAACAGCCTGGAGGGCGAGGTGGAGGAGCAGCgcaagcagaagcagaaggcGCTGGTGGACAACGAGCAGCTCCGGGATgagctggagaggctgcagcaggtgaAGCAGGACAGCGACCGGTCCCTGCGGCTCTGCGCCGAGGCAGAAAGTAGGTGCAGGGCAGCTGCTTCGCCCAGCAGCACCCGTCGGCTGCGGGAAGCCCCTGCGGTGGGCGCTGATGTGTTCTCACCCCCTCCAGAGAAAGCCAACGCCACCGAGATTCGCTACACGAAGCTGAAGGAGAAGCACAGCGAGCTCATCAACACCCACGCCGAGCTCCTGAGGAAG AACGCTGACACGGCCAAGCAGCTGACGGTGacgcagcagagccaggaggaggTGGCGCGAGTCAAGGAGCAGCTGGAGTTTCAGGTTGAGCAGGTCAAGCGGGAAGCAGAGATGAAG CTGGAGGACCAGAGCGTGCAGATGGAGCAGCTGCGGCGGGAGCTGGACGCCCGGCGGGACGAGCTGGACCAGGCGCAGTGCTCGCTCAGCCACGCCAAGCAG GCAGGCACGGAGCTCAGCGCCCAGGTGGAGACCCTGCAGGctgagaaggagcagctgaggcgCTCAGTGAGCGAGAAGGAGCGCGAGCTGCTCTCCACTCGCAGCCTTGTCcaggagaaggagctgcagctgagccagGAGGCCGACAAGGCCAGCAGGGAGATCTGCGAGCTGCAGGGCAAGCTCCTGGAGAAG AGCAACCaggagcagagcctgcagcagaagctgctggacGAGCAGTTCGGCATCCTGCAGGAGGCAGTGCGGGAGGCCGAGGGCATCCTCCGCGACGCGGTGGCCAAGCTGGACGACCCGCTGCATGTCCGCTGCACCAGCTCCCCAG ATTACCTGCTCAGCCGTGCAGAGGCGGCGCTGGAGTCCACGGATGCTCTGGAGAGCGGGCACGCGCAGTACGTGGCCTCCATGGCAG ATGCTGCAGCACTGGTGGGGGCTCTGGCTCTCTTCACACACCTAACAGCTGACACCATCGTGAACGGCAGCGCCACGTCCCACCTGGCTCCCACCGACCACGCTGACC GGCTGACGGAGACGTGCCGGGACTGCGGGCAGCGGAGCCTGGACTACCTGGGCGAGCTGAAGGACAAGCAGACGCTGGGGCGCGCTGAGCTGGGGGACGTGCGGCGGGCGCTGCGAGGTGTCCTGGGGCTGGCCCAG GAGCTGAGACCGAAAAGCTTGGACATCAAGCAGGAAGAGCTAGGGGACATGGTTGAGAAGGAGATGGCCTCCACCTCTGCGGCAATTGAAGACGCTGTCAGGCGGATAGAG GAGATGATGAGCCGGGCCAGGAACGAAAGCTCTGGCATCAAACTCGAAGTGAACGAGCG GATTCTGAACTCCTGCACGGACCTCATGAAG GCCATTAGACTTCTTGTAATGACATCCACGAACTTACAGAAGGAAATAGTAGAGAGTGGCCGG GGGGCAGCAACAACTCAGGAGTTTTACGCCAAGAACTCACGCTGGACTGAAGGGCTGATCTCTGCCTCCAAGGCGGTGGGCTGGGGAGCCACGCAGCTCGT AGAATCAGCAGACAGAGTTGTCCTGCACACAGGCAAATACGAAGAACTGATCGTCTGCTCCCATGAAATCGCTGCCAGCACGGCTCAGCTGGTAGCTGCATCCAAG GTGAAAGCcgagaagagcagcagaaacttGGGCAAGCTCCAGGAGTGCTCACGCAACGTCAACGAGATGGCTGCCAACGTGGTGGCTTCCACCaggacagggcaggagcagaTCGAGGAGAAAG ACACCATGGACTTTTCAGGCATGTCCCTCATCaagctgaagaaggaagaaatggagaCACAG GTgaaggtgctggagctggagaagtGTCTGGAGGGCGAGCGGGTGCGCCTAGGTGAGCTGAGGAAGCAGCACTACGCCTTGGCTGGCGCCTACGACGCGGCGGAGGACGGGGAGACCAGGCCGGCGCCGGCCCCCAGGCGAGGCATCCTCAAGAAGCCGGCCCTGGCCCAGAAACCCGGCCACGTCCTGGGGCCGGACAGGGAG CCCGAGCAAGACACCAGCCTGCACCGGGCGCACGCTGTCAACTTCTAG